In Mercenaria mercenaria strain notata chromosome 15, MADL_Memer_1, whole genome shotgun sequence, a single genomic region encodes these proteins:
- the LOC123550024 gene encoding uncharacterized protein LOC123550024 isoform X1, with protein sequence MAEKLFLKDLTMDQKRKAFERTLAKFEEPGVKLILITEEYYDLALTFARDYFMKEEALNKALGMQWSEELKEFWMNSFKLNLSLMFLNEQNGEPIALRTTRIARYDDKPNTEAVKDERIKLMIQLIVHCDQKANYFGHFPTKEAFHFLGLAVAPKYKRCGYASKIFKVAVDMIRNFGIDPVYLKVEGSSNFSKRIFEKAGCEMLFEQRFDSWEVDGKIPIQNTGIHKSVKVYGMRIST encoded by the exons ATggctgaaaaattatttttaaaggatTTAACGATGGATCAGAAACGAAAG GCTTTCGAAAGAACACTTGCTAAGTTTGAAGAACCAGGTGTCAAACTTATTCTGATAACGGAGGAGTATTATGACCTAGCTTTAACGTTTGCACGGGATTACTTCATGAAAGAGGAAGCATTAAATAAAGCCCTTGGTATGCAGTGGTCAGAGGAGCTAAAAGAGTTCTGGATGAATTCATTCAAACTAAACCTTTCATTGATGTTTTTGAATGAACAAAACGGAGAACCAATCGCGCTCAGAACTACAAGAATTGCACGCTATGATGACAAGCCAAATACTGAGGCCGTAAAAGACGAGCGGATCAAACTAATGATCCAGCTTATTGTACACTGTGATCAAAAAGCGAATTATTTTGGACATTTTCCTACCAAAGAAGCATTTCATTTTCTAGGTCTTGCAGTAGCTCCGAAATACAAAAGATGTGGCTATGCATCGAAAATTTTCAAAGTGGCAGTTGATATGATACGTAATTTTGGGATCGATCCTGTGTACCTCAAGGTCGAGGGTTCATCGAATTTCTCAAAAAGGATCTTCGAGAAAGCCGGCTGTGAAATGCTATTTGAACAACGATTCGATTCATGGGAGGTTGATGGAAAGATACCAATTCAGAATACAGGTATTCACAAATCAGTGAAAGTGTATGGAATGAGAATTTCCACATAA
- the LOC123550024 gene encoding uncharacterized protein LOC123550024 isoform X2 encodes MAEKLFLKDLTMDQKRKAFERTLAKFEEPGVKLILITEEYYDLALTFARDYFMKEEALNKALGMQWSEELKEFWMNSFKLNLSLMFLNEQNGEPIALRTTRIARYDDKPNTEAVKDERIKLMIQLIVHCDQKANYFGHFPTKEAFHFLGLAVAPKYKRCGYASKIFKVAVDMIRNFGIDPVYLKVEGSSNFSKRIFEKAGCEMLFEQRFDSWEVDGKIPIQNTVI; translated from the exons ATggctgaaaaattatttttaaaggatTTAACGATGGATCAGAAACGAAAG GCTTTCGAAAGAACACTTGCTAAGTTTGAAGAACCAGGTGTCAAACTTATTCTGATAACGGAGGAGTATTATGACCTAGCTTTAACGTTTGCACGGGATTACTTCATGAAAGAGGAAGCATTAAATAAAGCCCTTGGTATGCAGTGGTCAGAGGAGCTAAAAGAGTTCTGGATGAATTCATTCAAACTAAACCTTTCATTGATGTTTTTGAATGAACAAAACGGAGAACCAATCGCGCTCAGAACTACAAGAATTGCACGCTATGATGACAAGCCAAATACTGAGGCCGTAAAAGACGAGCGGATCAAACTAATGATCCAGCTTATTGTACACTGTGATCAAAAAGCGAATTATTTTGGACATTTTCCTACCAAAGAAGCATTTCATTTTCTAGGTCTTGCAGTAGCTCCGAAATACAAAAGATGTGGCTATGCATCGAAAATTTTCAAAGTGGCAGTTGATATGATACGTAATTTTGGGATCGATCCTGTGTACCTCAAGGTCGAGGGTTCATCGAATTTCTCAAAAAGGATCTTCGAGAAAGCCGGCTGTGAAATGCTATTTGAACAACGATTCGATTCATGGGAGGTTGATGGAAAGATACCAATTCAGAATACAG TAATATAG